The Clostridioides sp. ES-S-0010-02 genome window below encodes:
- a CDS encoding glycyl radical protein, with product MLRGTFERTKKLREESVNAEPHISIERAVLMTEAYKKYEGSVEIPVLRALSFKHYIENRTLSINDGELIVGEKGDSPNGAPTYPEICCHTMEDLEVMHNRDIINFSVSEESRKIHQEEIIPFWKKRQTRDKIINAMTPEWLAAYEAGMFTEFMEQRAPGHTVCGDTIYKKGFLDLKKDIEARLKELDFLNDLDAYNKKADLEAMAIACDAMVILGKRYAEKARKMAEEETDEAKKKDLLLIAETCDVVPAHKPETYHQAIQMYWFVHIGVTTELNIWDAFTPGRLDQHLNPFYERDVENGILDRDRAQELLECLWVKFNNQPAPPKVGITLKESSTYTDFANINTGGINPDGQDGVNEVSYIILDVMDEMKLIQPSSNVQISKKTPQKFLKRACEISRKGWGQPAFYNTEAIVQELMEAGKTIEDARLGGTSGCVETGCFGKEAYVLTGYMNIPKILELTLNNGYDPIAKKQIGIETGDPRDFKSYEELFDAFKKQLHYMIDIKIQGNAVIENICAKHMPCPLMSTIVDDCIAKGKDYQRGGARYNTRYIQGVGIGTITDSLTAIKYNVFDKKKFDMDTLLKALDSNFEGYEAILNIVSNKTPKYGNDDDYADGIMEEIFNAYYNEVTGRPTVCGGEYRVDMLPTTCHVYFGEIMGASANGRLCAKPVSEGISPEKGGDTNGPTAVIKSCAKMDHIKTGGTLLNQRFAPSVVQGEKGLDNMANLVRAYFNMDGHHIQFNVFDKNVLLEAQKNPQDYKDLIVRVAGYSDHFNNLSRTLQDEIIGRTEQTF from the coding sequence ATGTTAAGAGGAACTTTTGAAAGAACTAAAAAATTAAGAGAAGAAAGTGTTAATGCAGAACCACACATATCTATTGAAAGAGCAGTACTTATGACAGAAGCTTATAAAAAATATGAAGGAAGTGTAGAAATTCCTGTACTTCGTGCTTTATCATTTAAACATTACATTGAAAACAGAACTCTTAGTATAAATGATGGAGAATTAATAGTAGGCGAAAAAGGAGATTCACCTAATGGAGCACCAACATATCCAGAAATTTGTTGTCATACAATGGAAGATTTAGAAGTAATGCATAATAGAGACATAATAAATTTTAGTGTGTCTGAAGAATCTAGAAAAATACATCAAGAGGAAATAATACCTTTCTGGAAGAAGAGACAAACCAGAGATAAGATAATAAATGCTATGACACCTGAATGGTTAGCAGCATATGAAGCAGGTATGTTTACAGAGTTTATGGAACAAAGAGCTCCAGGACACACAGTTTGTGGAGATACAATATATAAAAAAGGATTTTTAGATTTAAAGAAAGATATAGAAGCAAGACTAAAAGAATTAGATTTCCTTAATGACTTAGATGCATATAATAAAAAAGCTGATTTAGAAGCTATGGCAATAGCTTGTGATGCAATGGTTATATTAGGAAAGAGATATGCTGAAAAGGCAAGAAAAATGGCAGAAGAAGAAACTGATGAAGCTAAGAAAAAAGACTTATTGTTAATTGCTGAAACTTGTGATGTTGTACCAGCTCATAAACCAGAAACTTATCATCAAGCTATACAAATGTACTGGTTTGTTCATATAGGGGTTACTACTGAGCTTAATATATGGGATGCATTTACTCCAGGAAGACTAGACCAACATCTAAATCCTTTTTATGAAAGAGATGTAGAAAATGGAATATTAGATAGAGATAGAGCACAAGAATTACTTGAATGTTTATGGGTTAAATTTAACAATCAACCAGCACCACCAAAAGTTGGTATAACACTGAAAGAGAGTAGCACATATACAGACTTTGCAAATATAAATACTGGTGGAATAAATCCAGATGGTCAAGATGGTGTTAATGAAGTTAGTTATATAATACTTGATGTTATGGATGAAATGAAATTAATACAACCTAGTTCAAATGTTCAAATAAGTAAAAAGACTCCTCAAAAATTCTTAAAGAGAGCTTGTGAAATATCAAGAAAAGGATGGGGTCAACCAGCATTTTATAATACTGAAGCAATAGTTCAGGAGCTTATGGAAGCTGGTAAAACTATAGAAGATGCAAGACTTGGAGGAACTAGTGGTTGTGTTGAAACTGGATGTTTTGGTAAAGAAGCATATGTTTTAACTGGATATATGAATATTCCAAAAATACTTGAATTAACACTAAATAACGGTTATGACCCAATTGCGAAAAAGCAAATAGGTATTGAAACTGGAGACCCTAGAGATTTTAAATCTTATGAAGAATTATTTGACGCATTTAAAAAGCAGTTACATTATATGATTGATATAAAAATACAAGGAAATGCTGTAATAGAAAATATATGTGCAAAACATATGCCTTGCCCACTTATGTCTACAATAGTTGATGATTGTATAGCAAAAGGTAAAGACTATCAAAGAGGTGGAGCAAGATATAACACTAGATATATACAAGGTGTTGGTATAGGAACTATAACAGATAGTTTAACAGCAATAAAATATAATGTATTTGACAAGAAAAAATTTGATATGGATACATTACTTAAGGCACTTGATTCTAACTTTGAAGGATATGAAGCTATACTTAATATAGTTTCAAATAAAACTCCTAAGTATGGAAATGATGATGATTATGCTGATGGAATAATGGAAGAAATATTTAATGCATATTACAATGAAGTAACTGGTAGACCAACTGTTTGTGGTGGAGAATATAGAGTAGATATGTTGCCAACTACTTGCCATGTATACTTTGGAGAAATTATGGGAGCAAGTGCAAATGGTAGACTTTGTGCAAAGCCAGTTTCAGAAGGAATCTCTCCAGAAAAAGGTGGAGATACTAATGGACCTACAGCAGTTATAAAATCTTGTGCTAAGATGGACCATATAAAAACTGGTGGAACATTGTTAAATCAAAGATTTGCACCATCAGTAGTACAAGGTGAAAAAGGATTAGACAACATGGCTAATCTAGTAAGAGCATACTTTAATATGGATGGACATCATATACAATTCAATGTATTTGATAAAAATGTATTATTAGAGGCTCAAAAGAATCCTCAAGATTACAAAGACTTAATAGTTAGAGTTGCAGGATATAGTGACCATTTCAACAATTTAAGTAGAACATTACAAGATGAAATAATAGGTAGAACTGAGCAAACATTCTAG
- a CDS encoding glucose-6-phosphate isomerase — translation MGKINFDYSKATEFFCQKEIDVMQPYVDVAHDMLHNKTGLGNTFLGWIDLPKNYDKEEFARIKKSAEKIKSDSEVLLVIGIGGSYLGSRAAIDMVSHSFRNGLKKEQRNAPEVYFVGHNISSTYIMDLLDVIEGKDVSVNVISKSGTTTEPALAFRIFKNYLEKKYGKEEARKRIYATTDSSKGALRQLATEEGYETFVIPDDVGGRFSVLTAVGLLPIAAAGLDIDAIMNGANDAREAFQNSDLKNNDSYKYAVARTILHRKGKDVELLVNYEPQLHYMSEWWKQLYGESEGKENKGLFPASVDFSTDLHSMGQYIQDGKRLLFETVLNVESSKRNITINSEEVDLDGLNYLAGKTVDFVNHKAFEGTLLAHTDGKVPNLVINIPKLDEYNFGYLVYFFEKACGISGYLLGVNPFDQPGVEAYKKNMFALLGKPGYEKEKEELEKRLK, via the coding sequence ATGGGAAAAATAAATTTTGATTATAGTAAAGCTACGGAATTTTTTTGCCAAAAAGAAATAGATGTCATGCAGCCGTATGTAGATGTGGCACATGATATGTTACATAATAAAACTGGTTTAGGAAATACTTTTTTAGGATGGATAGACCTTCCTAAAAATTATGATAAGGAAGAGTTTGCTAGAATAAAAAAATCTGCTGAGAAGATAAAATCTGATTCTGAGGTTCTTCTAGTAATCGGTATAGGAGGCTCTTATTTGGGTTCAAGAGCTGCGATAGACATGGTAAGTCATTCTTTTAGAAATGGGCTTAAAAAAGAGCAAAGAAATGCTCCTGAAGTATATTTTGTAGGTCATAACATAAGCTCAACATATATTATGGATTTACTAGATGTAATTGAAGGTAAAGATGTTTCTGTAAATGTAATATCTAAATCAGGTACTACTACAGAGCCAGCTCTTGCTTTTAGAATATTTAAAAATTATTTAGAAAAAAAATATGGAAAAGAAGAAGCTAGAAAGAGAATATATGCAACAACAGATTCAAGTAAAGGGGCGCTTAGACAATTAGCTACAGAAGAAGGATATGAGACTTTTGTAATACCAGATGATGTAGGTGGCCGTTTTTCTGTATTGACAGCTGTTGGATTACTTCCTATTGCAGCTGCAGGACTTGATATTGATGCCATAATGAATGGTGCAAATGATGCTCGTGAAGCATTTCAAAATTCTGACTTAAAAAATAATGACAGTTATAAATATGCTGTAGCTAGAACAATTTTACATAGAAAAGGAAAAGATGTAGAGTTATTGGTTAACTATGAACCTCAACTACATTATATGAGTGAGTGGTGGAAACAACTTTATGGAGAAAGTGAAGGAAAAGAAAATAAAGGATTATTTCCTGCTTCTGTAGATTTTTCAACAGACTTACATTCTATGGGACAATATATTCAAGATGGAAAAAGACTTTTATTTGAAACAGTACTTAATGTTGAAAGTTCTAAGAGAAATATAACTATAAATTCAGAAGAAGTAGATTTAGATGGTTTAAATTATTTAGCAGGCAAAACTGTAGATTTTGTAAATCATAAAGCTTTTGAAGGTACTCTATTAGCACATACTGATGGAAAAGTGCCTAACTTGGTAATAAATATACCTAAGTTAGATGAGTATAATTTTGGATATTTAGTGTATTTCTTTGAAAAAGCTTGTGGAATAAGTGGATATTTACTAGGAGTTAATCCATTTGACCAACCAGGAGTAGAAGCATACAAGAAAAATATGTTTGCTTTACTAGGAAAACCAGGTTATGAAAAAGAAAAAGAAGAATTAGAAAAAAGACTTAAATAA
- a CDS encoding Na/Pi cotransporter family protein — protein sequence MNIIISLMGGLGLFLYGMNLMGEGLQKSAGTKLKKIIKLLTSNLFMGVLVGTGVTAVIQSSSATTVMVVGFVNAGIMTLKQAIGVIMGANIGTTVTAQLVSFDLAGMAPVALGIGIILYLFGNKPRIKNIAEILIGFGILFTGMDFMKMAVEPLKDYQGFTDLLVTFGNYPLLGLLLGFGITAIIQSSSASMGMLVALAAEGLIPLAAALPILYGQNIGTCVTSLLSSIGANKNARRAAMMHLIFNVLGTVIFLLLLNKPIVNLVTSWDPSNVARQIANTHTLFNIISVLILLPFTKVIIKLAIKLVPDKAGDADEDEAKTIKYIDDRMIETPSIALANTIKEALRMGEKAKESLNASMEALVEHSTEKIDKTYRREKLINDLQKAILNYLLKLSKAPLDDNSREVVDTLFNTVNDIERIGDHAKNIAELSQVAIDSNISFSEEGQAELDIMYNKVVSAYTYALESMRTDDVDLACKVIKIEEQVDIMEKSCRANHMYRLNNNLCSIENGVIYLDVISNLERISDHAVNIAQQVIAKRLGTD from the coding sequence TTGAACATTATAATAAGTCTAATGGGTGGATTAGGGCTGTTCTTATATGGTATGAACCTTATGGGAGAAGGTCTGCAAAAATCTGCTGGGACAAAATTAAAAAAGATAATAAAATTACTTACTAGTAATCTATTTATGGGAGTTTTAGTAGGTACAGGAGTTACAGCAGTAATACAAAGTTCAAGTGCTACTACTGTAATGGTTGTTGGTTTCGTAAATGCAGGCATAATGACTTTAAAACAAGCAATAGGGGTTATAATGGGTGCTAATATAGGTACTACTGTTACAGCCCAATTAGTATCTTTTGATTTAGCTGGAATGGCTCCAGTAGCATTAGGTATAGGTATTATACTTTATTTATTTGGAAATAAACCTAGAATAAAAAATATAGCCGAGATACTTATAGGTTTTGGGATATTATTTACAGGTATGGATTTTATGAAAATGGCAGTTGAACCATTAAAGGACTATCAAGGGTTCACGGATTTACTTGTTACATTTGGTAATTATCCGCTACTTGGACTATTATTAGGATTTGGTATTACAGCAATAATACAGAGTTCAAGTGCATCTATGGGTATGTTGGTTGCATTAGCAGCAGAAGGTTTAATACCACTAGCAGCAGCATTACCAATTCTTTATGGTCAAAACATTGGTACATGTGTAACTTCATTGCTATCAAGTATTGGTGCTAATAAAAATGCACGAAGAGCAGCTATGATGCATTTAATCTTCAATGTTTTGGGAACAGTAATATTCTTATTGTTGTTGAATAAACCAATTGTAAATTTAGTTACAAGTTGGGACCCAAGTAATGTTGCAAGACAAATAGCTAATACACACACATTGTTTAATATTATATCCGTCTTAATACTTCTACCATTTACAAAGGTTATCATAAAACTAGCCATTAAGCTTGTTCCTGATAAAGCTGGTGATGCAGATGAAGATGAAGCTAAGACTATTAAATATATAGATGATAGAATGATAGAAACTCCTTCCATAGCTCTTGCCAATACGATAAAAGAAGCACTTCGTATGGGAGAAAAAGCTAAGGAAAGCTTAAATGCATCTATGGAAGCGTTAGTAGAACATTCAACTGAAAAAATAGATAAGACATACAGACGTGAAAAACTAATAAATGATTTACAAAAAGCTATCTTAAATTACTTGCTTAAACTTTCAAAGGCGCCTTTAGATGATAATTCTAGAGAAGTTGTAGACACCTTATTTAATACAGTTAATGATATAGAAAGAATTGGTGACCATGCTAAAAATATAGCTGAATTATCTCAAGTTGCAATAGATTCAAATATTTCTTTCTCTGAAGAAGGACAAGCTGAACTTGATATTATGTACAATAAAGTTGTTTCAGCTTATACTTATGCTTTAGAGTCAATGAGAACTGATGATGTGGATTTAGCTTGTAAGGTTATAAAAATTGAAGAGCAAGTTGATATAATGGAGAAATCTTGTAGAGCTAATCATATGTATAGATTGAATAACAATTTATGTAGTATAGAAAATGGAGTTATTTATTTAGATGTAATAAGTAATCTAGAAAGAATATCTGACCACGCTGTTAATATAGCACAACAAGTTATAGCTAAGAGATTGGGAACTGATTAA
- a CDS encoding trypsin-like peptidase domain-containing protein, whose translation MSRRKKGISLVILVAIISSILSSLLTIILVKDNLGSKSTGSSTPIVVNDDGKSQNIYQAVAEKATPSVVGITTTSVDTSNMFAIPTETQGVGTGIIVDSNGYILTNSHVISDGQATSVNVLFNDGSTTSGKVVWFDQQLDLAIVKVDKTGLTPAEFADSDKVKVGDISIAIGNPLGLDFQKTVTQGIISGLDRTIQTEKTNMTGLLQTDASINAGNSGGPLLNQKGQVIGINTAKASQAEGLGFAIPINTAKSIVEEVIKTGKYEKVTLGIKGTDVSNYEAATGTKLSTDKGVYVAEVISGSSAEKAGVKVGDIITKVGDADITGMNDLNKKLYTFSKGASTKITLNRGGKAVTINVKF comes from the coding sequence ATGTCAAGAAGAAAGAAAGGTATAAGTTTAGTAATATTAGTCGCTATAATAAGTTCAATACTTAGTAGTTTGCTAACAATAATTTTAGTTAAAGATAATTTAGGAAGTAAATCTACAGGAAGTTCTACGCCCATAGTTGTAAATGATGATGGAAAGAGCCAAAACATTTACCAAGCAGTTGCAGAAAAGGCAACACCATCTGTTGTAGGTATTACGACAACTAGCGTCGATACTAGTAATATGTTTGCAATACCAACTGAAACACAAGGAGTAGGAACTGGGATTATAGTAGATTCAAATGGATATATACTTACTAATTCTCATGTTATATCAGATGGCCAAGCAACTAGTGTTAATGTTTTATTTAATGATGGTTCAACAACATCAGGTAAAGTGGTATGGTTTGACCAACAACTTGATTTGGCCATAGTTAAAGTTGATAAAACTGGATTAACACCAGCTGAATTTGCAGATAGTGATAAAGTAAAAGTTGGAGATATATCAATAGCAATAGGTAACCCACTTGGACTAGACTTCCAAAAGACAGTTACTCAAGGTATAATAAGTGGATTAGATAGAACTATACAAACAGAAAAAACTAATATGACAGGGTTATTACAAACTGATGCAAGTATAAATGCAGGAAATAGTGGAGGGCCATTGTTAAATCAAAAAGGTCAAGTAATTGGTATAAATACAGCAAAAGCTTCTCAAGCAGAAGGGTTAGGATTTGCGATACCAATCAATACAGCTAAAAGTATAGTTGAAGAAGTAATAAAAACTGGAAAATATGAAAAAGTAACTTTAGGTATAAAAGGAACAGATGTATCAAATTATGAAGCAGCTACAGGTACAAAATTAAGTACTGACAAAGGAGTATATGTTGCAGAAGTAATATCTGGTTCATCAGCAGAAAAAGCAGGAGTAAAAGTAGGGGATATTATAACTAAAGTAGGAGATGCAGATATAACTGGTATGAATGACCTTAATAAAAAGTTATATACTTTCTCAAAAGGTGCTAGCACAAAAATTACATTAAATAGAGGCGGAAAAGCAGTAACAATAAATGTAAAATTCTAA
- a CDS encoding glycyl-radical enzyme activating protein, which translates to MNPLVINLQKCSIHDGPGIRSTVFFKGCPLECVWCHNPESQTYTKQVLYNEERCSRCEACINICPHKAIYKGKTKICLDQEKCEFCETCLDYCINNAREIVGQEYSVKELVKEIEKDRIFYEESGGGVTLSGGEVMAQDMDFICGVINMCKSKGIHVAIDTCGYAKSENYERVAECADLFLYDIKLIDEEKHIKFTGKSNDLILKNVKLLSESGANINIRIPLIVGVNVDDENLEVKKMIEFLKPLNIKDVSLLPYHNIGKHKYDKIYKKYEGEELQRPTEEKLEEIKRLFEASNFNTKIGG; encoded by the coding sequence ATGAATCCATTAGTTATAAATTTACAAAAATGTAGTATACATGATGGTCCAGGGATAAGAAGTACAGTTTTTTTTAAAGGATGCCCACTTGAATGTGTTTGGTGTCATAATCCAGAAAGTCAAACATATACAAAACAAGTTTTGTATAATGAAGAGAGATGTTCAAGATGTGAAGCATGTATAAATATATGTCCTCACAAAGCAATTTACAAAGGTAAAACAAAAATATGTCTAGACCAAGAAAAATGTGAGTTTTGTGAAACTTGTTTAGATTATTGTATAAACAATGCTAGAGAAATAGTAGGTCAAGAGTATTCTGTTAAAGAACTGGTTAAAGAGATAGAAAAAGATAGAATTTTCTATGAAGAATCAGGTGGAGGAGTAACTTTATCAGGTGGAGAAGTAATGGCTCAAGATATGGATTTTATTTGTGGAGTAATAAACATGTGTAAATCAAAGGGAATTCATGTGGCAATTGATACTTGTGGATATGCAAAGTCAGAAAATTACGAAAGAGTTGCTGAATGTGCAGATTTGTTCTTATACGATATTAAACTTATTGATGAGGAAAAACATATAAAATTTACAGGAAAATCAAATGATTTAATACTTAAAAATGTTAAACTTTTGAGTGAATCAGGAGCTAATATAAATATAAGAATACCATTAATTGTAGGCGTAAATGTAGATGATGAAAATTTAGAGGTTAAAAAAATGATAGAGTTTTTAAAGCCTTTGAATATAAAAGATGTAAGTCTTCTTCCATATCATAATATTGGTAAACATAAGTATGATAAAATTTATAAAAAGTATGAAGGAGAAGAGTTACAAAGACCTACTGAAGAAAAATTAGAAGAAATAAAAAGGCTGTTTGAAGCAAGTAATTTCAATACTAAGATTGGGGGGTAA
- a CDS encoding serine hydrolase, with translation MFKQILFKLLSSTLVLSMLFTATPSIAFADNDTNNISDKYQSSDIELNDYSKGSESYTKTRALAKEKIQTLLSKYGAVSAQYALIDNGKIEISGNGGVYSKQDNKNLTKDNMYNIASISKVFTTTAVMKLVEQGKVNLDTPVVKYIPEFKMADDRYKEITPRMLLNHSSGLMGSSFKNALLLGDNDSYNHDNFLEELKKQRLKAKPGAFSVYCNDGFTLAEILVERVSGMSFTNFLDKYINNPLNLQNTKTPENSFDSSKLAKAYVPYWEDAVPQDNLNTIGAGGLYSSAENLCTFAQTFMKKSNGILSPASVKAMENKEYLNGLWPEGEDSILGYGLGWDCVNTYPFNQYNLKALTKGGDSLLFHSNLTVLPDENMAVAVVSSGGSSQLNEVIGQEILLSALKEKGKIKEIKPDKTFSKPQQVKMPSYLKENSGLYASSNMLKVDVNDNGTLTVSSPYIENGPKDKYVYIGQDRFVSEKGNSCLKFVKEKNNITYLNMSSYDDVPGLGQTASLYYVAQKVDDNNISNSVKEAWEKRGEKGYYLVDEKYTSQYYMFGSVKAMLGVSDKTPGFLANTKIIDENNSNAFIEIPGVMGRDLSDIKLYKENGTEYLKFATQTYVSEDSLTNLSSEKSFTYQIDSKGYAKWYKIGDDIANKKIEVNLPQNSSFAVYDDKGTPVNYSLVTKNNRVRLPKGGVIAFLGSPNAKFEVTYQDEVNANALTGTDRYETSIKISQAGWENAENAVLINDSAIADALAATPFAYKKDAPILLTGSSQINEKTLAELKRLKVKNVYVIGGEASVNEKSLDTIKSDNMSVSRISGNDRYETSLNLAKELKGISNVSKISVVNGEKGLADAVSIGAASAQNDMPIILTNENSNITEINDLFKDKKIDKSYIIGGEYTVSKNIENKLKNPQRISGSTRNETNAKVIKEFYKDSNINNLYVAKNGINKQDDLIDGLSVGVLAGKTKSPVILVGNLLDYSQKELFKTMRFKSVTQIGGNGNENSFKQIKEIA, from the coding sequence ATGTTTAAGCAAATATTATTTAAGTTATTATCTAGCACATTGGTACTTAGTATGTTATTTACAGCTACTCCAAGTATTGCTTTTGCTGATAATGACACAAACAATATCTCCGATAAGTATCAAAGCTCTGATATAGAGTTAAATGATTATAGTAAAGGTTCGGAGTCTTACACAAAAACTAGAGCTCTTGCTAAAGAGAAAATTCAAACTTTACTATCTAAATACGGAGCTGTAAGCGCTCAATATGCTCTAATTGATAATGGTAAAATTGAGATTTCTGGAAATGGTGGAGTATACAGCAAACAAGATAATAAAAATTTAACTAAGGATAATATGTACAATATTGCATCTATCAGTAAAGTATTTACTACTACAGCTGTTATGAAATTGGTTGAACAGGGAAAAGTAAATTTAGATACTCCTGTTGTAAAATATATACCTGAATTTAAAATGGCTGATGATAGATATAAAGAAATCACTCCAAGAATGTTATTAAATCACTCATCAGGGCTAATGGGAAGTAGTTTTAAAAATGCCCTTTTATTGGGAGACAATGATTCTTATAATCATGATAATTTCTTAGAAGAATTAAAGAAACAAAGATTAAAAGCTAAGCCAGGAGCTTTTTCTGTTTATTGTAATGATGGATTTACTTTAGCTGAAATTTTAGTAGAAAGAGTATCTGGTATGTCATTTACTAATTTTCTTGATAAATACATAAACAATCCACTTAACTTACAAAACACAAAAACTCCAGAAAATAGCTTTGATAGTTCAAAACTTGCAAAAGCCTATGTACCTTATTGGGAAGATGCAGTTCCACAAGATAACCTTAATACTATAGGTGCAGGTGGTTTATATTCAAGTGCAGAAAATCTATGTACATTTGCACAAACATTTATGAAAAAATCAAATGGAATTCTTTCTCCTGCTTCAGTAAAAGCTATGGAAAATAAAGAATATTTAAATGGTCTATGGCCTGAGGGAGAAGACTCTATCCTTGGATATGGTTTAGGATGGGATTGTGTCAACACTTATCCATTTAATCAATATAATCTAAAAGCACTTACAAAAGGTGGAGATTCTTTATTATTCCATAGTAATCTTACAGTGCTTCCAGATGAAAATATGGCAGTTGCAGTTGTTTCTTCTGGTGGAAGTAGTCAACTTAACGAAGTAATTGGGCAAGAAATTTTACTATCTGCATTAAAAGAAAAAGGTAAAATTAAAGAAATAAAACCTGATAAAACATTTAGTAAGCCACAACAAGTCAAAATGCCAAGTTACTTAAAAGAAAATAGTGGACTTTATGCTTCTTCAAATATGCTAAAAGTTGATGTTAATGATAATGGTACTCTAACAGTATCTTCTCCATACATAGAAAATGGACCTAAAGATAAATATGTATACATAGGTCAAGATAGATTCGTATCTGAAAAAGGTAATAGTTGCCTAAAATTTGTAAAAGAAAAAAATAATATCACATATTTAAATATGAGCTCTTATGATGATGTTCCTGGATTAGGTCAGACAGCAAGTTTATACTATGTAGCTCAAAAGGTAGATGACAATAATATATCAAATAGTGTCAAAGAAGCATGGGAAAAAAGAGGTGAAAAAGGTTACTATCTAGTAGATGAAAAATATACTTCTCAATACTATATGTTTGGCTCTGTTAAAGCAATGCTTGGTGTTTCTGATAAAACTCCAGGTTTTTTAGCTAATACTAAAATAATAGATGAGAATAATTCAAATGCTTTTATAGAAATACCTGGTGTAATGGGTCGTGATTTGAGTGATATCAAACTGTATAAAGAAAATGGTACAGAATACCTAAAATTTGCAACACAAACATATGTAAGTGAAGATTCCCTAACTAATTTATCATCAGAAAAATCTTTTACATATCAAATAGATTCAAAAGGGTATGCAAAATGGTACAAAATTGGCGATGATATAGCAAATAAAAAAATAGAAGTTAATCTTCCTCAAAATTCATCTTTTGCAGTTTATGATGATAAAGGAACTCCTGTAAATTACTCTTTAGTGACAAAGAATAATAGAGTTAGATTGCCAAAAGGAGGCGTAATAGCTTTCTTAGGAAGTCCAAATGCCAAATTTGAAGTTACATACCAAGATGAAGTAAATGCAAATGCATTAACAGGAACTGATAGATATGAAACTTCTATTAAGATAAGCCAAGCAGGTTGGGAAAATGCTGAAAATGCTGTTTTAATAAATGATTCTGCAATTGCAGATGCTTTGGCTGCAACACCATTTGCATATAAAAAAGATGCTCCTATATTGTTAACTGGAAGTTCTCAAATAAATGAGAAGACTTTAGCTGAATTAAAGAGATTAAAAGTTAAAAATGTATATGTAATCGGTGGTGAAGCTTCTGTAAACGAAAAATCTTTAGATACTATAAAGTCAGATAATATGTCTGTATCTAGAATTTCAGGAAATGATAGATATGAGACTTCTCTAAATCTTGCTAAAGAATTAAAAGGAATTAGTAATGTATCAAAAATATCAGTAGTTAATGGTGAAAAAGGATTAGCAGATGCAGTAAGTATTGGTGCAGCATCAGCTCAAAATGATATGCCTATAATACTTACTAATGAAAATAGTAATATAACTGAAATAAATGATTTATTCAAAGATAAAAAAATAGATAAATCTTATATAATAGGTGGAGAATATACAGTTTCTAAAAATATAGAAAACAAACTTAAAAATCCACAAAGAATATCAGGTAGTACTAGAAATGAAACAAATGCAAAAGTAATAAAAGAGTTTTACAAAGATTCTAATATAAATAACCTATATGTAGCTAAAAATGGAATCAATAAACAAGATGATTTAATAGATGGTTTATCTGTTGGGGTTTTAGCTGGAAAAACTAAATCTCCTGTAATACTAGTAGGAAATTTACTAGACTATAGTCAAAAAGAACTATTTAAAACTATGAGATTTAAATCAGTAACACAAATTGGTGGAAATGGAAATGAAAATTCATTTAAACAAATTAAAGAAATAGCTTAA